One region of Hoeflea sp. 108 genomic DNA includes:
- a CDS encoding type I secretion system permease/ATPase, with the protein MPLTQSFSTASRSGRSELGSALASFRGTFIAVAGFSGLINVLMLSGSLFMLQVYDRVLPSRSVPTLVALIVMVAVLYAFQGVLETVRARVLTRVGAGIDELISGRVFDCIVRLPLRIRDRGEGLQALRDLDQVSGFLSGGGPASLFDLPWIPLYVLICFLFHPWIGVAALAGAILLILLTVLADRLVRAPTKSMSDLSARRGAIAQASVRNAEVLTAMGMGVNLARRWTSANGDFRAAQERASDITGGFGAVSRILRMMLQSMVLALGAYLVIYQQATPGIIIASSILTSRALAPIEAAIAHWKSFLAARQGWQRLDGLFAAMPRATDAMALPAPKAVLAVESIGVASPGDRRILIQDVEFSLTAGSGMGVIGPSGSGKSSLARALVGVWPLMRGKVRLDGAALEQWPAGSLGRHVGYLPQDVELFAGTVGQNISRFDDDSSPEAVIAAAEAAGAHEMILRLPDGYQTEIGDAGAALSAGQRQRVALARALYRDPFLVVLDEPNSNLDASGEQALTQAIEKIRARGGIVIVVAHRPSALAALDHLLVLGGGRQQAFGLKSDVARQAMQPAPLHAVANERAAGAS; encoded by the coding sequence ATCCCCCTGACCCAATCGTTCTCGACGGCGTCCCGTTCCGGACGTTCGGAACTCGGCTCGGCACTGGCCTCGTTCCGCGGCACCTTCATCGCTGTCGCCGGCTTCAGCGGCCTCATCAACGTGCTGATGCTGTCCGGCTCGCTGTTCATGCTGCAGGTCTACGACCGGGTGCTGCCGAGCCGCAGCGTGCCGACGCTGGTGGCACTGATCGTCATGGTGGCCGTGCTCTATGCCTTCCAGGGCGTGCTCGAAACTGTGCGCGCCCGGGTGCTGACGCGCGTTGGCGCCGGCATCGATGAGTTGATTTCGGGCCGCGTGTTCGACTGCATCGTGCGCCTGCCGCTACGCATTCGCGACCGCGGCGAAGGCCTGCAGGCGCTGCGCGATCTCGATCAGGTTAGCGGCTTTCTGTCCGGTGGCGGGCCGGCCTCACTCTTCGACCTGCCGTGGATCCCGCTCTATGTCCTGATCTGTTTTCTGTTCCATCCGTGGATCGGCGTGGCGGCGCTTGCAGGCGCCATCCTCCTGATCCTGTTGACTGTTCTGGCCGACCGGCTGGTGCGGGCACCAACAAAATCGATGTCCGACCTGAGTGCCCGGCGCGGCGCGATAGCCCAGGCAAGCGTGCGCAACGCAGAGGTGCTGACCGCCATGGGCATGGGCGTGAACCTTGCCAGGCGCTGGACGAGCGCGAACGGCGATTTCCGCGCCGCGCAGGAACGCGCCAGCGACATCACCGGCGGTTTCGGCGCGGTGTCGCGCATCCTGCGAATGATGCTGCAGTCGATGGTGTTGGCGCTGGGCGCCTATCTCGTCATCTACCAGCAGGCGACGCCTGGAATCATCATCGCCAGCTCGATCCTGACCTCGCGGGCGCTGGCGCCGATCGAGGCAGCCATCGCCCACTGGAAAAGCTTCCTCGCCGCGCGCCAGGGCTGGCAGCGGCTTGACGGCCTGTTTGCCGCCATGCCCAGGGCAACAGACGCAATGGCGCTTCCCGCGCCGAAGGCGGTGCTGGCGGTCGAAAGCATCGGCGTCGCCTCCCCCGGCGACCGACGGATTCTCATCCAGGACGTCGAATTCTCACTCACGGCGGGCTCCGGCATGGGAGTGATCGGACCGAGCGGTTCCGGAAAATCGTCGCTGGCACGCGCCCTGGTCGGCGTCTGGCCGCTGATGCGCGGCAAGGTCCGGCTCGACGGCGCCGCACTCGAGCAGTGGCCGGCAGGTTCGCTCGGCCGCCATGTCGGCTACCTGCCACAGGACGTCGAGTTGTTTGCCGGAACCGTGGGGCAGAACATCTCGCGCTTCGACGACGATTCGTCGCCCGAGGCGGTCATCGCGGCGGCCGAGGCGGCCGGTGCACATGAGATGATCCTGAGGCTGCCTGACGGCTACCAGACCGAGATCGGCGATGCAGGTGCTGCCCTGTCGGCCGGCCAAAGGCAAAGGGTGGCGCTGGCGCGCGCGCTCTACCGCGACCCGTTCCTGGTGGTCCTGGACGAGCCGAACTCCAACCTCGACGCATCAGGCGAACAGGCACTGACGCAGGCGATCGAAAAGATCAGGGCGCGCGGCGGCATCGTCATCGTGGTGGCGCACCGGCCGAGCGCGCTGGCCGCACTCGACCATTTGCTGGTGCTCGGTGGCGGTCGGCAGCAGGCGTTCGGCCTCAAGAGCGACGTTGCCCGCCAAGCAATGCAGCCAGCACCGTTGCATGCCGTGGCAAACGAACGCGCAGCGGGGGCATCATGA
- a CDS encoding CAP domain-containing protein, with product MPQHSANEQYLLELINAERAKVGAQPLAFDNDLSEAAEGHDQWMLATDTFSHTGSGGSSPTTRMKAAGYTLSGSWATGENIAWATTRAPTGYVDEVKLLHTNLMNSSGHRANILNPNFREVGLGFEVGDYQGRQSAFVTEDFGKTGSDLFLTGVAYGDKDGDRFYDPGEGLGAITITAKNAAGQTFKTTTSAAGGYDLVLKPGTYTVTFAGANVATTTKTVTIGTKNVKLDLFNPAAKSGTLAATASADNPAGDIATAPSTQPVTTDKTVAGNADAGNTPVSKPGNAWLTDFFKNMDGFGNDHHASRAASKFATTTDSPAKHTVALHGDQFAFGAKVANHVNAEHAGDLIDGGHVHQAVDQAIAALQAHMPADVMTDAGDAAQATVAKILAQMAAHQGHHHGDVVA from the coding sequence ATGCCTCAGCACAGCGCCAACGAGCAGTATTTGCTCGAGCTCATCAACGCGGAACGCGCCAAGGTAGGCGCCCAGCCTCTGGCATTCGACAACGACCTCAGCGAAGCGGCCGAAGGCCACGACCAGTGGATGCTGGCGACCGACACCTTCTCGCACACCGGCTCCGGCGGCTCGTCGCCGACGACGCGCATGAAGGCGGCGGGCTATACGCTCTCCGGCTCGTGGGCGACGGGCGAGAACATCGCCTGGGCGACAACGCGCGCACCGACAGGTTATGTCGACGAAGTGAAGCTGCTTCACACCAACCTGATGAATTCGTCCGGCCATCGGGCGAACATCCTCAACCCCAACTTCCGCGAGGTCGGCCTCGGCTTCGAGGTCGGAGACTACCAGGGCCGGCAGAGTGCCTTCGTGACCGAGGATTTCGGCAAGACCGGCTCCGACCTGTTCCTGACCGGCGTGGCCTATGGCGACAAGGACGGCGACCGCTTCTACGATCCGGGCGAAGGACTGGGTGCCATCACCATCACCGCCAAGAACGCCGCGGGCCAGACCTTCAAGACCACGACATCGGCGGCCGGCGGTTATGACCTCGTGCTGAAGCCGGGCACCTACACGGTGACGTTCGCCGGCGCAAACGTCGCCACGACGACGAAGACTGTGACCATCGGCACCAAGAACGTGAAGCTTGACCTGTTCAATCCGGCGGCGAAGTCGGGAACACTGGCCGCCACCGCTTCCGCGGACAATCCCGCAGGCGACATCGCCACTGCGCCTTCGACGCAGCCCGTCACGACCGACAAGACCGTTGCGGGCAACGCCGACGCCGGCAATACGCCTGTCAGCAAGCCTGGAAATGCCTGGCTGACCGACTTCTTCAAGAACATGGATGGTTTCGGCAACGACCACCACGCAAGCCGCGCGGCGAGCAAGTTTGCAACCACGACGGACAGTCCGGCCAAACACACGGTTGCCCTTCACGGCGACCAGTTCGCCTTCGGCGCCAAGGTGGCAAATCATGTGAACGCCGAGCATGCCGGCGATCTCATCGACGGCGGCCATGTCCACCAGGCCGTCGACCAGGCAATTGCCGCGCTGCAGGCGCACATGCCTGCCGATGTAATGACCGACGCCGGCGACGCAGCGCAGGCCACTGTCGCCAAGATTTTGGCGCAGATGGCCGCCCATCAGGGCCATCACCACGGCGACGTTGTTGCCTGA
- a CDS encoding pyridoxal phosphate-dependent aminotransferase, with translation MPVRPLLTPVIRALPVTVPFVGPEAQERERGRPFRARMGANESGFGPSPRVIARMEQAAAEMWKYCDPDNYDLKVALARHLGIGAENVVVGEGIDGLLNLVVRMYATEGTPVVTSLGAYPTFNFHVASVGGRLVPVPFRDDKEDLQGLLDAARRENAPVVYLSNPDNPMGSWWEANEILRFVEQLPETTTLILDEAYGETALASALPPVDISRPNVVRMRTFSKAYGLAGIRCGYAFGDAEVISDFEKVRNHYGVSRMAQIAGEEALADQAYLAEVVTKVDAGRRRIAKIATDNGLKPLPSGTNFVTVDCGADSSFALAIMRNLLARDVFIRKPMAPVLDRCIRVSVGLDHEIDIFAEELPKAIAAARGA, from the coding sequence ATGCCCGTACGGCCGCTCCTCACTCCCGTCATCCGCGCCCTGCCCGTCACCGTGCCTTTTGTCGGGCCTGAAGCACAGGAGCGCGAGCGCGGCAGGCCGTTCCGAGCGCGCATGGGCGCCAATGAAAGCGGCTTCGGCCCCTCGCCGCGCGTCATCGCCCGCATGGAACAAGCGGCGGCCGAGATGTGGAAATATTGCGACCCCGACAATTACGACCTGAAGGTTGCGCTGGCCCGCCATCTCGGCATCGGCGCTGAAAATGTTGTCGTCGGTGAAGGCATCGACGGTCTGCTCAATCTCGTCGTGCGCATGTACGCCACCGAAGGCACGCCAGTCGTCACCTCGCTGGGCGCCTACCCCACCTTCAATTTCCACGTTGCCAGCGTGGGAGGGCGGCTGGTGCCGGTGCCGTTCCGCGACGACAAGGAAGACCTGCAGGGCCTTCTGGACGCGGCAAGGCGCGAAAACGCACCGGTTGTCTATCTTTCCAACCCCGACAACCCAATGGGCAGCTGGTGGGAGGCGAACGAGATCCTGCGTTTCGTCGAACAGCTGCCGGAAACGACGACGCTGATCCTCGACGAGGCCTATGGCGAGACGGCACTGGCCTCGGCGCTGCCGCCGGTCGACATTTCCCGGCCCAACGTCGTGCGCATGCGCACCTTCTCCAAGGCTTACGGCCTCGCCGGCATTCGCTGCGGTTACGCTTTCGGCGATGCCGAGGTGATTTCCGACTTCGAGAAAGTACGCAATCACTATGGCGTCAGCCGCATGGCGCAGATCGCAGGCGAGGAAGCACTCGCCGACCAGGCCTATCTGGCCGAGGTCGTCACCAAGGTGGACGCCGGGCGCAGGCGCATAGCCAAGATCGCCACGGACAACGGGCTGAAGCCGCTGCCCTCGGGTACCAATTTCGTGACCGTCGACTGCGGCGCGGATTCGAGCTTTGCGCTCGCCATCATGCGCAACCTACTTGCCCGCGACGTGTTCATTCGCAAGCCGATGGCGCCGGTGCTCGATCGATGCATCCGCGTCAGCGTGGGCCTGGATCACGAGATCGACATCTTCGCCGAGGAACTCCCGAAGGCGATTGCCGCTGCACGCGGCGCCTGA
- a CDS encoding porin, with translation MNQVRYTFDAGNGIALSAGLEVAENNQSYTPNITGKASVVQGWGGVDLFAAYDSIAEEYALKAIARFKATDAITLKAIASYDSADSFYGIGYEWSVGGDVVYQVNEKLALTVGGQYLGDRYDTALVTGFAGGNDWVVGAVVDYNIVQNLDAKLAVNYTDGDSYKATDGSFAGFLRLDASF, from the coding sequence ATCAACCAGGTCCGCTACACCTTCGACGCCGGCAACGGCATCGCGCTGAGCGCAGGCCTCGAAGTTGCCGAGAACAACCAGTCCTACACCCCGAACATCACCGGCAAGGCATCGGTTGTCCAGGGCTGGGGTGGCGTCGACCTCTTCGCCGCTTACGACTCGATCGCGGAAGAGTATGCTCTGAAGGCAATCGCTCGCTTCAAGGCGACGGATGCCATCACGCTGAAGGCAATCGCCAGCTACGATTCGGCCGACAGCTTCTACGGCATCGGCTACGAGTGGTCGGTCGGCGGCGACGTCGTGTACCAGGTCAACGAGAAGCTGGCGCTGACCGTTGGCGGCCAGTACCTCGGCGATCGCTACGACACCGCTCTGGTCACGGGCTTCGCCGGCGGCAACGACTGGGTCGTCGGCGCGGTTGTCGACTACAACATCGTCCAGAACCTCGACGCCAAGCTGGCCGTCAACTACACCGACGGCGACAGCTACAAGGCAACCGACGGCTCGTTCGCCGGCTTCCTGCGCCTCGACGCATCGTTCTAA